One segment of Gammaproteobacteria bacterium DNA contains the following:
- a CDS encoding DJ-1/PfpI family protein — translation MASVLVPLAEGFEELEAISITDLLTRAQVDVVTAGLKDGPVRASRNICVVPETTIDQIGDRLFDMVVLPGGQPGSNNLAADKRILDILRRHYDAGKFIAAICAAPKVLASAGLLDGKTATSYPGSLEGINIENFNYSHDPIVSDGNVITSRGPGTAMDFALHLVELLMGEQTRHNVESHLQRPV, via the coding sequence ATGGCGAGCGTCCTTGTCCCTCTTGCCGAAGGATTTGAAGAATTAGAAGCTATTAGTATTACGGATCTATTGACCCGTGCCCAGGTTGATGTCGTGACTGCTGGTTTGAAAGACGGGCCAGTTCGGGCAAGTCGCAATATTTGCGTTGTTCCGGAAACGACGATTGATCAGATTGGGGATAGACTGTTCGATATGGTGGTGTTACCCGGTGGCCAACCGGGGAGTAACAATCTCGCAGCAGACAAGCGAATACTCGATATTTTGAGAAGACATTACGATGCGGGTAAGTTTATCGCAGCTATTTGTGCAGCGCCTAAGGTATTGGCTAGTGCTGGCCTGTTGGATGGCAAAACAGCGACCAGTTATCCGGGTTCACTAGAAGGGATCAATATCGAGAACTTTAACTATAGCCATGACCCCATAGTTAGCGACGGCAATGTGATAACATCTCGAGGTCCAGGTACGGCAATGGATTTCGCACTCCATCTGGTGGAGCTTTTGATGGGCGAACAAACCCGTCATAACGTGGAATCTCATCTACAACGACCCGTGTAG
- a CDS encoding MoxR family ATPase: MTVSAIFKSHLELLNQKIIGQQYLTERMFIALLADGHLLVEGAPGLAKTTAIKELSQGLEGDFHRIQFTPDLLPADLTGTEIYRPQDGSFIFQKGPLFHNLLLADEINRAPAKVQSALLEAMGERQITVGGETYPLPQLFLVMATQNPIEQEGTYPLPEAQLDRFLMHINIGFPDKESEKSILRLVRQQSMNLITNEPKVENNRISQEILFKARQEVLEIHMAENLEEYLVQLVMASREAKRWSDDLHRWIRFGVSPRATIALDRCARAHAWLNGRDFVSPDDIQTIAPDVMRHRILLTYEAEAEGIDADRVVREILNRVPVP; encoded by the coding sequence ATGACAGTTTCTGCAATTTTTAAATCTCACCTGGAATTACTAAATCAGAAAATTATTGGACAACAGTATCTTACGGAAAGGATGTTTATAGCACTTCTGGCAGATGGCCACTTGCTGGTAGAAGGTGCGCCGGGTTTGGCAAAAACAACGGCGATTAAAGAATTAAGTCAGGGCCTGGAAGGAGATTTTCATCGCATTCAATTCACGCCTGACCTTTTGCCCGCAGATTTGACGGGAACTGAAATCTATCGTCCACAGGATGGCAGCTTTATTTTTCAAAAGGGTCCACTGTTTCACAATCTGTTACTTGCTGACGAAATAAACCGAGCACCGGCAAAAGTTCAATCGGCTCTGCTCGAGGCCATGGGTGAGCGACAAATTACTGTCGGTGGTGAAACTTATCCCTTGCCACAACTCTTTTTGGTAATGGCTACCCAAAACCCGATTGAGCAGGAGGGAACCTACCCTTTACCGGAAGCTCAACTTGATCGTTTCCTCATGCACATCAATATCGGTTTTCCCGATAAAGAGTCAGAAAAATCTATCTTGCGATTAGTTCGACAGCAATCGATGAATTTAATTACCAATGAACCGAAAGTTGAAAATAACCGCATTTCACAGGAAATTTTGTTTAAGGCGCGTCAGGAAGTTCTTGAGATCCACATGGCTGAAAACCTGGAGGAGTATTTGGTGCAACTGGTTATGGCCTCAAGGGAAGCAAAGCGTTGGAGTGATGATCTCCATCGATGGATTCGTTTTGGCGTTAGCCCCCGTGCGACCATCGCGCTTGATCGTTGCGCGCGTGCGCATGCCTGGTTGAATGGACGAGATTTTGTTTCCCCCGACGATATTCAAACCATTGCGCCTGATGTCATGCGTCATCGGATTTTATTGACATATGAAGCGGAGGCAGAGGGTATCGATGCCGATAGAGTGGTACGCGAAATTCTGAACCGCGTACCAGTGCCTTGA
- a CDS encoding DUF4381 domain-containing protein, whose protein sequence is MNDLASVLAKMRDIHPPEQVSWWPPALGWWLLVLILLFTWISWKLWKRRASSVLRTIAKKEFERLLRDFEIDRNKNSLLQEISIFLRRTALAANSATNASLTGISWLQCLDELSKYKMFENGAGRIISELPYQANQDFEAQSLLKELRVWVNKLK, encoded by the coding sequence ATGAACGATCTGGCATCTGTTTTAGCCAAAATGCGTGATATTCATCCCCCAGAACAAGTTTCCTGGTGGCCACCGGCGCTGGGATGGTGGTTGCTGGTTTTAATTCTGTTATTTACCTGGATTTCTTGGAAACTGTGGAAACGTCGGGCTAGCTCTGTATTGCGCACAATAGCAAAAAAAGAATTTGAACGTCTATTACGTGACTTTGAAATAGACAGAAATAAGAATTCACTATTGCAGGAAATTTCCATTTTTCTGAGGCGTACGGCGCTTGCGGCGAATTCCGCAACAAACGCTTCCTTAACTGGTATTTCCTGGTTGCAGTGCCTGGATGAATTGTCGAAATATAAAATGTTTGAAAATGGTGCTGGACGAATTATTTCCGAATTACCCTATCAAGCTAACCAAGATTTTGAAGCACAGAGCCTTTTGAAAGAGCTTCGAGTGTGGGTGAATAAACTGAAATGA
- a CDS encoding DUF58 domain-containing protein, producing MLRGNGIWAEVDELIALKAFAGQIFKRAEKKSSSPLAGGYASPFRGRGIDFSEVREYQPGDDIRSIDWRVTARTGTPHTKLYIEERERPVFFILDFKPSMFFGTRQAFKSVVMCYLSALLAWAATGHGDRVGGLLYGSDDLVFLKPLSGKRGLLRFINMISLWSKKIPDSYPNIAFNDEAVIRRAKSLIRPGSLVYILSDFRTISEDFERQLNSLARHCDVVAINIADHLERNPPAHNQLRISDGKQSATIDTSTKASVFKLRSQHESRLKRFESLCSRHGIHSLVCYTDDEWAEVLRQGLAVRHHNSKSAIR from the coding sequence ATGTTACGTGGTAACGGAATCTGGGCGGAAGTCGATGAATTAATTGCTCTAAAGGCTTTTGCGGGTCAAATTTTCAAACGAGCAGAAAAAAAATCTTCCTCACCTCTTGCTGGTGGTTATGCCTCACCTTTTCGCGGCAGAGGTATCGATTTTAGTGAGGTCAGAGAATACCAGCCTGGTGACGATATTCGTTCGATAGACTGGCGTGTAACTGCCCGTACCGGAACGCCCCACACTAAATTGTATATCGAAGAAAGAGAACGCCCGGTTTTCTTTATTCTGGATTTTAAGCCATCCATGTTTTTCGGTACGCGACAAGCATTCAAATCGGTAGTGATGTGTTACCTGAGTGCATTGTTGGCATGGGCGGCTACTGGGCATGGAGATCGTGTTGGTGGCCTTCTCTACGGAAGTGATGATCTGGTCTTTCTCAAACCGCTATCAGGAAAGCGAGGTCTTCTCCGATTTATCAATATGATTTCTTTGTGGAGCAAAAAAATTCCCGATAGCTATCCAAACATAGCTTTTAACGACGAGGCGGTGATTCGGCGAGCAAAATCCCTCATTAGACCTGGTAGCCTCGTCTATATATTGAGCGATTTTCGAACTATTAGTGAAGACTTTGAACGTCAATTAAATTCACTCGCGCGCCATTGTGATGTTGTAGCGATAAATATTGCCGATCATCTTGAACGAAATCCGCCGGCGCACAATCAGCTACGCATATCGGATGGAAAACAGTCTGCCACAATTGACACCTCAACAAAGGCTTCAGTATTTAAGCTGCGTTCCCAGCACGAATCTCGCCTCAAAAGGTTCGAATCTTTATGTTCGCGACACGGAATACATTCACTTGTCTGTTACACCGATGATGAATGGGCGGAAGTACTGAGGCAAGGTCTGGCTGTTCGCCACCATAATTCTAAGAGTGCTATACGATGA